The Elaeis guineensis isolate ETL-2024a chromosome 14, EG11, whole genome shotgun sequence genome has a segment encoding these proteins:
- the LOC105035321 gene encoding fructose-1,6-bisphosphatase, chloroplastic isoform X2 yields MAVATISAVSQLLLSGGPTSRSLSHLSPFHLNLPGHQRTIFSAKQGPQRHGYAVIECAAVDTTATEVETKKKSSFELQTLTTWLLKQEQAGSIDSEMTIVLSSISIACKQIASLVQRANISNLTGVQGAVNVQGEDQKKLDVVSNEVFSNCLRSSGRTGIIASEEEDVPVAVEESYSGNYIVVFDPLDGSSNIDAAVSTGSIFGIYSPNDECLADMGDGSTVGSSRPDPLDQGEQKCVVSVCQPGSNLLAAGYCMYSSSIIFVLTVGKGVYAFTLDPMYGEFLLTQEQVKIPQAGKIYAFNEGNYQLWDDKLRRYMDSLKDPGPTGKPYSARYIGSLVGDFHRTLLYGGIYGYPRDKKSKNGKLRLLYECAPMSFIVEQAGGKGSDGHQRILDIEPQEIHQRVPLFIGSVEEVEKLEKFLA; encoded by the exons ATGGCTGTAGCCACAATCTCCGCTGTGTCCCAGCTACTCCTGTCCGGAGGACCAACGTCCCGATCCCTCTCGCATCTCTCGCCCTTCCATCTGAACCTCCCCGGCCACCAGAGGACCATCTTTTCTGCCAAGCAAGGACCGCAGCGGCATGGCTACGCGGTCATCGAGTGCGCTGCAGTGGACACCACGGCGACGGAGGTGGAGACCAAGAAGAAGAGCAGCTTCGAGCTCCAAACGCTGACCACCTGGCTCCTGAAGCAAGAGCAGGCCGGCAGCATCGACTCCGAGATGACCATCGTCCTCTCCAGCATCTCCATTGCCTGCAAGCAGATCGCCTCTCTGGTACAGAGGGCCAACATCTCCAACCTTACCGGCGTCCAGGGCGCCGTCAACGTTCAGGGAGAAGACCAGAAGAAGCTGGACGTGGTCTCCAATGAG GTGTTCTCGAATTGCCTGAGGTCCAGCGGACGGACGGGCATCATCGCATCAGAGGAGGAGGACGTGCCGGTCGCTGTGGAAGAGAGCTACTCCGGCAACTACATCGTCGTCTTCGACCCTctggatggatcctccaacatcGACGCCGCCGTCTCCACCGGCTCCATCTTCGGAATCTACAGCCCCAACGACGAGTGTCTCGCCGACATGGGCGACGGCTCCACCGTAGGATCATCTCGACCGGACCCG CTGGATCAAGGGGAGCAAAAGTGCGTGGTGAGCGTGTGCCAGCCCGGGAGCAACCTCTTGGCCGCGGGGTACTGCATGTACTCGAGCTCGATCATATTCGTTCTGACGGTGGGGAAGGGGGTGTACGCGTTCACGCTGGATCCCATGTACGGGGAGTTCTTGCTAACCCAGGAGCAGGTGAAGATACCGCAGGCGGGCAAGATCTACGCCTTCAACGAGGGCAATTACCAGCTGTGGGACGACAAGCTGCGGCGGTACATGGACAGCCTCAAGGACCCCGGGCCCACCGGCAAGCCCTACTCCGCGCGGTACATCGGGAGCCTGGTGGGTGACTTCCACCGCACGCTGCTTTACGGCGGGATCTACGGCTACCCCCGGGACAAGAAGAGCAAGAACGGCAAGCTGAGGCTTCTCTACGAGTGCGCTCCCATGAGCTTCATCGTGGAACAGGCCGGTGGGAAGGGATCCGACGGCCACCAGAGGATTCTCGACATCGAGCCCCAAGAG ATTCATCAGAGAGTTCCCCTATTCATTGGAAGTGTAGAAGAAGTGGAGAAGCTGGAGAAGTTCTTGGCATGA
- the LOC105035321 gene encoding fructose-1,6-bisphosphatase, chloroplastic isoform X1 gives MAVATISAVSQLLLSGGPTSRSLSHLSPFHLNLPGHQRTIFSAKQGPQRHGYAVIECAAVDTTATEVETKKKSSFELQTLTTWLLKQEQAGSIDSEMTIVLSSISIACKQIASLVQRANISNLTGVQGAVNVQGEDQKKLDVVSNEVFSNCLRSSGRTGIIASEEEDVPVAVEESYSGNYIVVFDPLDGSSNIDAAVSTGSIFGIYSPNDECLADMGDGSTVGSSRPDPVLDQGEQKCVVSVCQPGSNLLAAGYCMYSSSIIFVLTVGKGVYAFTLDPMYGEFLLTQEQVKIPQAGKIYAFNEGNYQLWDDKLRRYMDSLKDPGPTGKPYSARYIGSLVGDFHRTLLYGGIYGYPRDKKSKNGKLRLLYECAPMSFIVEQAGGKGSDGHQRILDIEPQEIHQRVPLFIGSVEEVEKLEKFLA, from the exons ATGGCTGTAGCCACAATCTCCGCTGTGTCCCAGCTACTCCTGTCCGGAGGACCAACGTCCCGATCCCTCTCGCATCTCTCGCCCTTCCATCTGAACCTCCCCGGCCACCAGAGGACCATCTTTTCTGCCAAGCAAGGACCGCAGCGGCATGGCTACGCGGTCATCGAGTGCGCTGCAGTGGACACCACGGCGACGGAGGTGGAGACCAAGAAGAAGAGCAGCTTCGAGCTCCAAACGCTGACCACCTGGCTCCTGAAGCAAGAGCAGGCCGGCAGCATCGACTCCGAGATGACCATCGTCCTCTCCAGCATCTCCATTGCCTGCAAGCAGATCGCCTCTCTGGTACAGAGGGCCAACATCTCCAACCTTACCGGCGTCCAGGGCGCCGTCAACGTTCAGGGAGAAGACCAGAAGAAGCTGGACGTGGTCTCCAATGAG GTGTTCTCGAATTGCCTGAGGTCCAGCGGACGGACGGGCATCATCGCATCAGAGGAGGAGGACGTGCCGGTCGCTGTGGAAGAGAGCTACTCCGGCAACTACATCGTCGTCTTCGACCCTctggatggatcctccaacatcGACGCCGCCGTCTCCACCGGCTCCATCTTCGGAATCTACAGCCCCAACGACGAGTGTCTCGCCGACATGGGCGACGGCTCCACCGTAGGATCATCTCGACCGGACCCGGTT CTGGATCAAGGGGAGCAAAAGTGCGTGGTGAGCGTGTGCCAGCCCGGGAGCAACCTCTTGGCCGCGGGGTACTGCATGTACTCGAGCTCGATCATATTCGTTCTGACGGTGGGGAAGGGGGTGTACGCGTTCACGCTGGATCCCATGTACGGGGAGTTCTTGCTAACCCAGGAGCAGGTGAAGATACCGCAGGCGGGCAAGATCTACGCCTTCAACGAGGGCAATTACCAGCTGTGGGACGACAAGCTGCGGCGGTACATGGACAGCCTCAAGGACCCCGGGCCCACCGGCAAGCCCTACTCCGCGCGGTACATCGGGAGCCTGGTGGGTGACTTCCACCGCACGCTGCTTTACGGCGGGATCTACGGCTACCCCCGGGACAAGAAGAGCAAGAACGGCAAGCTGAGGCTTCTCTACGAGTGCGCTCCCATGAGCTTCATCGTGGAACAGGCCGGTGGGAAGGGATCCGACGGCCACCAGAGGATTCTCGACATCGAGCCCCAAGAG ATTCATCAGAGAGTTCCCCTATTCATTGGAAGTGTAGAAGAAGTGGAGAAGCTGGAGAAGTTCTTGGCATGA
- the LOC105035321 gene encoding fructose-1,6-bisphosphatase, chloroplastic isoform X3 translates to MAVATISAVSQLLLSGGPTSRSLSHLSPFHLNLPGHQRTIFSAKQGPQRHGYAVIECAAVDTTATEVETKKKSSFELQTLTTWLLKQEQAGSIDSEMTIVLSSISIACKQIASLVQRANISNLTGVQGAVNVQGEDQKKLDVVSNEVFSNCLRSSGRTGIIASEEEDVPVAVEESYSGNYIVVFDPLDGSSNIDAAVSTGSIFGIYSPNDECLADMGDGSTLDQGEQKCVVSVCQPGSNLLAAGYCMYSSSIIFVLTVGKGVYAFTLDPMYGEFLLTQEQVKIPQAGKIYAFNEGNYQLWDDKLRRYMDSLKDPGPTGKPYSARYIGSLVGDFHRTLLYGGIYGYPRDKKSKNGKLRLLYECAPMSFIVEQAGGKGSDGHQRILDIEPQEIHQRVPLFIGSVEEVEKLEKFLA, encoded by the exons ATGGCTGTAGCCACAATCTCCGCTGTGTCCCAGCTACTCCTGTCCGGAGGACCAACGTCCCGATCCCTCTCGCATCTCTCGCCCTTCCATCTGAACCTCCCCGGCCACCAGAGGACCATCTTTTCTGCCAAGCAAGGACCGCAGCGGCATGGCTACGCGGTCATCGAGTGCGCTGCAGTGGACACCACGGCGACGGAGGTGGAGACCAAGAAGAAGAGCAGCTTCGAGCTCCAAACGCTGACCACCTGGCTCCTGAAGCAAGAGCAGGCCGGCAGCATCGACTCCGAGATGACCATCGTCCTCTCCAGCATCTCCATTGCCTGCAAGCAGATCGCCTCTCTGGTACAGAGGGCCAACATCTCCAACCTTACCGGCGTCCAGGGCGCCGTCAACGTTCAGGGAGAAGACCAGAAGAAGCTGGACGTGGTCTCCAATGAG GTGTTCTCGAATTGCCTGAGGTCCAGCGGACGGACGGGCATCATCGCATCAGAGGAGGAGGACGTGCCGGTCGCTGTGGAAGAGAGCTACTCCGGCAACTACATCGTCGTCTTCGACCCTctggatggatcctccaacatcGACGCCGCCGTCTCCACCGGCTCCATCTTCGGAATCTACAGCCCCAACGACGAGTGTCTCGCCGACATGGGCGACGGCTCCACC CTGGATCAAGGGGAGCAAAAGTGCGTGGTGAGCGTGTGCCAGCCCGGGAGCAACCTCTTGGCCGCGGGGTACTGCATGTACTCGAGCTCGATCATATTCGTTCTGACGGTGGGGAAGGGGGTGTACGCGTTCACGCTGGATCCCATGTACGGGGAGTTCTTGCTAACCCAGGAGCAGGTGAAGATACCGCAGGCGGGCAAGATCTACGCCTTCAACGAGGGCAATTACCAGCTGTGGGACGACAAGCTGCGGCGGTACATGGACAGCCTCAAGGACCCCGGGCCCACCGGCAAGCCCTACTCCGCGCGGTACATCGGGAGCCTGGTGGGTGACTTCCACCGCACGCTGCTTTACGGCGGGATCTACGGCTACCCCCGGGACAAGAAGAGCAAGAACGGCAAGCTGAGGCTTCTCTACGAGTGCGCTCCCATGAGCTTCATCGTGGAACAGGCCGGTGGGAAGGGATCCGACGGCCACCAGAGGATTCTCGACATCGAGCCCCAAGAG ATTCATCAGAGAGTTCCCCTATTCATTGGAAGTGTAGAAGAAGTGGAGAAGCTGGAGAAGTTCTTGGCATGA